A window of Pseudomonas monteilii contains these coding sequences:
- a CDS encoding transporter: MSLTSTPASRLLLPIGMLVFAMVSIQSGATLAKSMFPLVGAQGTTTLRLFFASLIMLAVLRPWRARLNASAWRSVIVYGIALGGMNLLFYMAVRSIPLGVAVALEFTGPLAVALFASRRMIDYVWIVLAVAGLFMLIPLGAGQGSVDLFGAACALGAGACWALYILFGQRAGAEHGVQSAALGVVVATLFVAPIGIAHSRAALLDLSLVPVALAVAILSTALPYSLEMIALTRMPARTFGILMSVEPVVAALAGLVFLGEVLSDLQWIAIGAIITASIGATLTTRTPSAPPVAAD; the protein is encoded by the coding sequence ATGAGCCTCACCTCCACGCCTGCTTCGCGTCTTCTATTACCCATCGGCATGTTGGTGTTCGCCATGGTGTCGATCCAATCCGGGGCAACCCTGGCCAAGTCCATGTTCCCGCTCGTGGGTGCTCAAGGCACCACGACCCTGCGCCTGTTCTTCGCCAGCCTGATCATGCTCGCAGTGCTTCGCCCATGGCGTGCTCGCCTGAATGCCAGCGCCTGGCGCAGCGTCATCGTCTATGGCATCGCCCTGGGCGGCATGAACCTGCTCTTCTATATGGCGGTGCGTAGCATTCCACTGGGCGTCGCCGTCGCCCTCGAGTTCACAGGCCCATTGGCAGTCGCCCTGTTCGCCTCGCGTCGCATGATCGATTACGTATGGATCGTGCTGGCGGTCGCCGGCCTGTTCATGCTCATCCCTCTCGGCGCCGGCCAAGGCAGCGTGGACCTGTTCGGTGCGGCCTGCGCACTGGGCGCCGGAGCCTGCTGGGCCTTGTACATTCTGTTTGGGCAGCGCGCCGGTGCCGAGCATGGCGTACAAAGCGCGGCCCTGGGTGTCGTCGTCGCCACGCTTTTCGTGGCCCCCATCGGCATTGCCCATTCCAGGGCCGCGCTGCTGGACCTGTCCCTGGTTCCGGTGGCGCTGGCCGTGGCCATCCTGTCCACCGCCCTGCCCTACAGCCTGGAAATGATCGCACTGACGCGCATGCCAGCGCGTACCTTCGGTATCTTGATGAGCGTGGAACCCGTGGTTGCGGCCCTGGCCGGCCTGGTCTTTCTGGGCGAGGTGCTCAGCGACCTGCAGTGGATCGCGATCGGCGCCATCATTACTGCCTCCATCGGTGCCACCCTGACCACCCGGACGCCTTCTGCGCCACCCGTGGCGGCCGACTGA
- a CDS encoding peptidase M24 → MNTEAVIPSVIPARLARVRELMSQRGVQALLVPSADPHLSEYLPEYWQCRRWLSGFTGSVGTLVITHTFAGVWVDSRYWEQAHSELLGSGVTLMKWTSGQADALDWLVAQAAPGQVVAVDGRALSLAMARQLRHRLAQQQASLMTHHDVLDKAWLDRPALPDAPIVEHLPPEASTSREQKLTSLRQAMQDHGADWHFIATLDDIAWLFNLRGSDVPFNPVFLAFALIGQTQATLFVAQDRIDPALRQRLKDDGITLRDYDQAAQALATLPKDSRLLFDPAKVTCAWLDGLSSTVLGIEALNPTTVAKACKTESEYLQIRQAMEQDGAALCEFFAWFEAHVGQGNVTELDVDVQLLAARRKRPGFVSPSFATIAGFNGNGAMPHYRATEQAHAVIAGDGLLLIDSGAQYRGGTTDITRMVPVGRPSEAQKHDCTRVLQGVIALSRAVFPHGILSPALDAIARAPLWADQVDYGHGTGHGVGYFLNVHEGPQVIAYQARAAAHMAMLPGMVTSIEPGTYRPGQWGVRIENLVINREAGEGAFGHFLAFETLTLCPIDTRCLTTERLDARERQWLNDYHAHVRSRLMPWVEGAALQWLEARTQAI, encoded by the coding sequence ATGAATACCGAGGCTGTCATCCCTTCCGTCATCCCCGCCCGGCTTGCCCGTGTGCGTGAGCTGATGAGTCAGCGAGGCGTGCAGGCCTTGCTGGTGCCCTCGGCCGATCCCCACCTTTCCGAGTACCTGCCGGAGTACTGGCAATGCCGTCGTTGGCTATCGGGGTTCACCGGGTCCGTCGGTACGTTGGTCATCACGCACACGTTCGCTGGCGTCTGGGTGGACAGCCGTTACTGGGAGCAGGCACACAGTGAGTTGCTCGGCAGTGGCGTGACCCTGATGAAGTGGACCTCGGGTCAGGCAGATGCCCTCGACTGGCTGGTGGCGCAGGCGGCGCCTGGTCAGGTGGTGGCCGTGGATGGCAGGGCGCTGTCGCTGGCCATGGCGCGCCAGCTGCGCCACCGTCTGGCACAGCAGCAGGCCAGCCTGATGACCCATCATGACGTACTCGACAAAGCGTGGCTCGATCGACCCGCGCTACCTGACGCACCCATCGTCGAGCACCTGCCGCCTGAAGCCAGTACCTCGCGCGAACAGAAGCTGACCTCGCTGCGCCAGGCCATGCAGGACCATGGCGCGGACTGGCATTTCATCGCGACACTCGACGACATTGCCTGGCTGTTCAACCTGCGTGGCAGCGATGTGCCGTTCAACCCGGTATTCCTGGCCTTCGCGCTGATCGGGCAGACGCAGGCGACGTTGTTCGTCGCCCAGGACAGGATCGATCCTGCCCTGCGTCAGCGCTTGAAGGACGATGGGATCACGCTTCGTGACTACGACCAGGCGGCGCAGGCCCTGGCGACGTTACCGAAGGACAGTCGTCTGCTGTTCGATCCAGCCAAAGTCACGTGCGCCTGGCTCGATGGGTTGAGCAGTACCGTGCTGGGTATTGAAGCGCTCAATCCCACGACGGTGGCCAAGGCCTGCAAGACAGAATCCGAGTACCTGCAGATCCGGCAAGCGATGGAGCAGGATGGTGCCGCCTTGTGCGAGTTCTTCGCCTGGTTCGAGGCGCATGTGGGTCAAGGCAACGTCACAGAGCTGGATGTCGATGTGCAGCTTCTGGCCGCGAGGCGCAAGCGTCCTGGGTTCGTGTCGCCAAGCTTCGCCACCATCGCCGGCTTCAACGGCAACGGCGCCATGCCTCACTACCGCGCTACCGAACAGGCCCATGCAGTGATCGCAGGCGACGGGCTGCTGCTCATCGACTCCGGGGCGCAATACCGAGGGGGAACGACGGACATCACGCGCATGGTGCCGGTCGGCCGACCGAGCGAGGCGCAAAAGCACGATTGCACACGCGTGCTGCAAGGGGTCATCGCCCTGTCGCGTGCGGTTTTCCCGCATGGCATCCTCTCGCCCGCGCTCGATGCCATCGCGCGGGCGCCCTTGTGGGCCGATCAGGTCGATTATGGCCATGGTACCGGGCATGGCGTGGGGTATTTCCTCAACGTCCACGAGGGGCCACAGGTCATCGCGTACCAGGCGCGTGCCGCGGCACACATGGCGATGCTGCCGGGTATGGTCACATCGATCGAGCCCGGCACGTACAGGCCCGGCCAATGGGGCGTACGAATCGAGAACCTGGTGATCAACCGCGAGGCCGGGGAGGGCGCTTTCGGGCATTTCCTGGCCTTCGAGACGCTGACGCTCTGCCCGATCGACACGCGCTGCCTGACGACCGAACGACTCGATGCCAGGGAAAGGCAATGGCTCAACGACTACCACGCACACGTACGCTCGAGGCTGATGCCCTGGGTAGAGGGTGCAGCGCTTCAGTGGCTGGAAGCGCGTACGCAGGCCATCTGA
- a CDS encoding cation:proton antiporter (subunit A of antiporter complex involved in resistance to high concentrations of Na+, K+, Li+ and/or alkali; in S. meliloti it is known to be involved with K+): MSLIVLLLLPFIGSCLAAVLPHNARNTESLLAGAVALAGTVYVALLYPQIAHGGIIREEILWLPSLGMNLVLRLDGFAWLFALLVLGIGTLVSLYARYYMSPQDPVPRFFAFFLAFMGAMLGVVMSGNLLQMVFFWELTSLFSFLLIGYWHHRNDARRGAYMALMVTGAGGLCLLVGVLLLGHVVGSYDLDRVLASGEQIRQHALYPVLLPLILLGALTKSAQFPFQFWLPHAMAAPTPVSAYLHSATMVKAGVFLMARLWPALSGTEEWFWIVSGAGACTLLLGAFAAMFQNDLKGLLAYSTISHLGLITLLLGLNSPLAAVAAVFHILNHATFKASLFMAAGIIDHESGTRDIRRLSGLFRLLPYTATLAMVASASMAGVPLMNGFLSKEMFFAETVFISATAWVEIALPIIATLAGIFSVTYALRFTVDVFFGPPADDLPHTPHEPPRWMRAPVELLVLTCLVVGIFPAQSVGPLLAAAALPVVGGTLPEYSLAIWHGWNLPLVMSLLAMSLGVVLYLVLRKQFRRGRLAYPPLIERFNGKRLFERGQVHLMLLARHVENALTSRRLQMQLLTVVVVAFLAGLFPLLDSGLTWGDRPKIPGSSVFVALWLIAIACAIGAAWQAKYHRLAALIMVGVCGLMTCITFVWFSAPDLALTQLVVEVVTTVLILLGLRWLPRRLEGVPRMTAQIDRPRLRRLRDLLLAGLVGGGMALISYAMLTRPTPNDISSFYLSRALPEGGGTNVVNVMLVDFRGFDTLGEITVLVAVALTVFALLRRFRPPKESMQLPSQQRRMAPDVVTDLVNPRQAADTALGFMMVPAVLVRLLLPMALLVSMYLFMRGHNQPGGGFVAGLVMSVAFILQYMVAGTQWVEAQMSLRPLRWMGTGLLCATLTGVGALLLGYPFLTTHTAHVHLPLLGEVHFASALFFDVGVYTVVVGSTLLILTALAHQSVRAYRPGLASKSRPAGAR, translated from the coding sequence ATGTCTTTGATAGTGCTATTGCTTCTGCCCTTCATCGGCAGCTGCCTGGCGGCTGTCTTGCCGCACAACGCGCGCAACACAGAGTCACTGTTGGCCGGTGCGGTCGCCCTGGCAGGTACGGTGTACGTGGCACTGCTTTATCCGCAGATCGCCCACGGCGGCATCATCCGCGAGGAAATTCTCTGGCTCCCCAGCCTGGGGATGAACCTGGTGCTGCGCTTGGACGGCTTCGCTTGGTTGTTCGCCTTGCTGGTCCTGGGCATCGGTACACTGGTCTCACTGTATGCGCGCTATTACATGTCGCCCCAGGACCCGGTGCCGCGCTTCTTCGCGTTCTTCCTGGCCTTCATGGGCGCCATGCTTGGCGTGGTCATGTCCGGCAACCTGTTGCAGATGGTGTTCTTCTGGGAGCTGACCAGCCTGTTCTCGTTCTTGCTGATCGGTTACTGGCACCATCGCAACGATGCCCGGCGCGGTGCCTACATGGCGCTCATGGTGACGGGTGCGGGCGGCCTGTGCCTGCTGGTGGGCGTGCTGCTGCTCGGGCATGTGGTCGGCAGCTACGACCTCGACCGTGTCCTGGCCTCTGGCGAGCAGATTCGCCAACATGCGCTCTACCCTGTCCTGTTGCCGCTCATCCTGCTGGGCGCGCTGACCAAGAGCGCGCAATTTCCCTTCCAGTTCTGGCTGCCCCACGCCATGGCTGCACCGACGCCTGTGTCGGCCTATCTGCATTCGGCGACCATGGTCAAGGCAGGCGTGTTCCTGATGGCGCGGCTGTGGCCTGCGCTGTCCGGGACCGAAGAGTGGTTCTGGATCGTCAGCGGCGCCGGTGCCTGCACCCTGCTGCTGGGGGCCTTCGCCGCCATGTTCCAGAACGACCTGAAGGGTTTGCTCGCCTACTCGACCATCAGCCATCTGGGTCTGATCACGCTGTTGCTGGGGCTCAACAGCCCGCTGGCTGCCGTCGCGGCGGTGTTTCATATTCTCAACCATGCCACGTTCAAGGCGTCCCTGTTCATGGCCGCTGGCATCATCGACCACGAGAGCGGCACGCGCGACATTCGCCGCCTCAGCGGGCTGTTCCGCCTGCTGCCCTACACCGCGACGCTCGCCATGGTCGCCAGCGCCTCCATGGCCGGGGTTCCGTTGATGAACGGCTTTCTGTCCAAGGAAATGTTCTTCGCCGAAACCGTGTTCATCAGCGCCACGGCCTGGGTGGAAATCGCCTTGCCGATCATCGCCACGCTGGCGGGGATCTTCAGCGTGACCTATGCCTTGCGTTTCACGGTCGACGTCTTCTTCGGCCCACCTGCCGACGACCTGCCCCATACGCCCCATGAACCGCCCCGCTGGATGCGCGCACCGGTCGAGCTGCTGGTGCTCACCTGTCTGGTCGTCGGGATCTTCCCGGCACAGTCGGTCGGGCCCCTGCTGGCGGCCGCCGCGCTGCCCGTCGTCGGCGGCACCTTGCCCGAATACAGCCTGGCGATCTGGCACGGCTGGAACCTGCCCCTGGTCATGAGCCTGCTGGCCATGAGCCTCGGCGTGGTGCTGTACCTGGTGTTGCGCAAGCAGTTCCGACGCGGGCGCCTGGCCTATCCACCCTTGATCGAGCGCTTCAACGGCAAGCGTCTGTTCGAGCGCGGACAGGTTCACCTGATGCTGCTGGCGCGGCATGTCGAGAACGCGCTGACCAGTCGCCGCCTGCAGATGCAACTGCTGACGGTAGTGGTCGTGGCATTCCTGGCCGGGCTCTTTCCGCTGCTCGACAGCGGCCTGACCTGGGGCGATCGACCGAAGATTCCGGGCTCGAGCGTCTTCGTCGCGCTCTGGCTGATCGCCATCGCCTGTGCGATCGGTGCCGCCTGGCAGGCCAAGTACCACCGCCTGGCCGCCCTGATCATGGTCGGCGTGTGCGGGCTGATGACCTGCATCACGTTCGTCTGGTTCTCCGCGCCCGACCTCGCCCTCACCCAGCTGGTCGTCGAGGTGGTGACCACCGTGCTGATTCTCCTGGGCCTGCGCTGGCTGCCACGACGCCTGGAGGGCGTCCCACGCATGACCGCGCAGATCGACCGGCCACGCCTGCGCCGCCTGCGTGACCTGTTGCTGGCAGGGCTGGTCGGAGGCGGCATGGCGCTGATCTCCTATGCCATGCTCACGCGGCCAACGCCCAACGACATCTCTTCGTTCTACCTGAGCCGGGCCCTGCCCGAAGGTGGCGGCACCAACGTGGTCAACGTCATGCTCGTGGACTTCCGCGGCTTCGATACCCTGGGCGAGATCACCGTACTGGTCGCCGTCGCGCTGACGGTCTTCGCCCTGCTGCGTCGCTTCCGACCGCCGAAGGAAAGCATGCAGCTGCCGTCGCAGCAGCGACGCATGGCACCGGACGTGGTCACCGACCTGGTGAACCCACGCCAGGCCGCCGATACCGCGCTGGGCTTCATGATGGTACCGGCGGTGCTGGTGCGCCTGCTCCTGCCGATGGCCCTGCTGGTCTCGATGTACCTGTTCATGCGCGGCCACAACCAGCCTGGCGGCGGTTTCGTGGCAGGCCTGGTGATGTCGGTGGCGTTCATCCTGCAATACATGGTGGCCGGTACCCAGTGGGTCGAGGCCCAGATGAGCCTGCGTCCCCTGCGCTGGATGGGCACGGGATTGTTGTGCGCCACCCTGACAGGGGTGGGCGCCCTGCTGCTCGGCTACCCGTTCCTCACCACCCATACGGCCCACGTGCACTTGCCCCTCCTGGGCGAGGTGCACTTCGCCAGCGCGCTGTTCTTCGATGTCGGGGTCTACACGGTGGTGGTCGGCTCGACCCTGCTGATCCTGACCGCCCTGGCTCACCAGTCGGTGCGTGCCTACCGTCCGGGGCTCGCCTCCAAATCCCGTCCT